The proteins below are encoded in one region of Streptomyces roseirectus:
- a CDS encoding MaoC/PaaZ C-terminal domain-containing protein: protein MATTTLGAVPSLVPLFVRGALLSPLKRPRPDAEFTRERVVVPGLRIDLARLSAYERVCGFATGDDSLPVTYPHVLGFPLAMRLLSARSFPLPLLGLVHTSIEVSRYGTLAATGVYELAVHVEGLAPHRRGTEATVVTELRDAGEVVWESRSTYLARHRVTGATDSTGAAGSIGAAGKGVEETPDGLPLPVLDEWRLAGDVGRRYAAASGDRNPIHLYALTARLFGFPRAIAHGMWTVARCLAAHGTPPAVRVRAEFRTPVLLPSAVAFASDGARFELRERARGDGEAGRVHVGGRVDALTGRP, encoded by the coding sequence ATGGCCACGACGACGCTGGGGGCCGTGCCGTCGCTCGTCCCGCTGTTCGTCCGGGGCGCGCTCCTCTCGCCGCTCAAACGGCCGCGCCCCGACGCCGAGTTCACGCGGGAGCGGGTCGTCGTCCCCGGGCTGCGGATCGATCTCGCGCGGCTGTCGGCGTACGAACGCGTCTGCGGGTTCGCCACCGGGGACGACTCGTTGCCGGTGACCTATCCGCACGTCCTCGGATTCCCGCTGGCCATGCGGCTGTTGAGCGCGCGGAGTTTTCCGCTGCCGCTGCTCGGGCTGGTCCACACGTCCATCGAGGTCAGCCGGTACGGGACGCTCGCGGCGACCGGGGTGTACGAACTCGCCGTGCACGTCGAGGGGTTGGCGCCGCACCGGCGGGGGACGGAAGCGACGGTCGTCACCGAGCTGCGCGATGCGGGGGAGGTCGTGTGGGAGTCGCGGAGCACGTATCTCGCGCGGCACCGGGTGACGGGCGCTACGGACTCTACGGGCGCTGCGGGCTCTATAGGCGCTGCGGGCAAGGGAGTTGAGGAGACTCCGGACGGGCTTCCGCTGCCCGTGCTCGACGAGTGGCGGCTCGCCGGGGACGTCGGGCGGCGGTACGCGGCGGCCTCAGGGGACCGCAACCCCATTCACCTCTACGCCCTCACCGCGCGGCTGTTCGGGTTTCCGCGGGCCATCGCACACGGCATGTGGACCGTGGCCCGCTGCCTCGCCGCGCACGGCACACCGCCGGCCGTGCGGGTGCGCGCGGAGTTCCGGACGCCGGTGCTGCTGCCGTCCGCCGTGGCGTTCGCCTCGGACGGGGCCAGGTTCGAGCTGCGGGAGCGGGCGCGGGGCGACGGGGAGGCGGGGCGGGTGCATGTGGGCGGGCGGGTGGACGCGCTGACCGGACGTCCGTGA
- a CDS encoding TetR/AcrR family transcriptional regulator, giving the protein MGAVKTKRMPRAVREQQMLDAAVRTFGRRGYMAASMDEIAELAGVSKPLVYLYLNSKDDLFTACIRREAAALVAAIRSAISTDLPADRQLWDGLRAFFVHTAEHPDAWSVLHLQARTHGERFAREVAAMREEIVAFVTGLIVAAARAAHRDPDLPEREVAGLAEALVGAAESLADWANATEGVTAREAVTTLMNFAWSGLSNLMAGNRTWSAPE; this is encoded by the coding sequence ATGGGTGCCGTGAAGACCAAGCGGATGCCGCGCGCGGTCCGTGAGCAGCAGATGCTGGACGCCGCCGTGCGGACCTTCGGACGCCGGGGCTACATGGCCGCGTCGATGGACGAGATAGCCGAACTCGCGGGCGTCTCCAAGCCGTTGGTGTACCTGTACCTCAACTCGAAGGACGACCTCTTCACCGCGTGCATCCGGCGCGAGGCCGCCGCCCTCGTCGCCGCGATCCGCTCCGCGATCTCCACCGACCTCCCCGCCGACCGCCAACTCTGGGACGGGCTGCGGGCGTTCTTCGTCCACACCGCCGAACACCCGGACGCCTGGTCGGTTCTCCACCTCCAGGCCCGCACCCACGGCGAGCGGTTCGCCCGTGAAGTCGCCGCGATGCGCGAGGAGATCGTCGCCTTCGTCACCGGCCTCATCGTCGCCGCCGCCCGCGCCGCGCACCGCGACCCCGACCTTCCCGAGCGTGAAGTCGCCGGTCTGGCCGAGGCGTTGGTCGGCGCCGCCGAGTCCCTTGCCGACTGGGCCAACGCCACCGAGGGCGTCACGGCCCGCGAAGCGGTGACGACCCTGATGAACTTCGCCTGGTCGGGCCTGTCCAACTTGATGGCGGGCAACCGCACTTGGTCGGCGCCGGAGTAG
- a CDS encoding DUF4229 domain-containing protein, whose protein sequence is MLRYTLMRLGIFVGCLVVVWGLVYSGIVPRGFGDSNGMWIVLLALVVSAPISFVVLRGERDRASENVVARVDRMKANLEASRSQEDAEGTGGDGSASRVQGQAS, encoded by the coding sequence ATGCTCCGCTACACGCTGATGCGCCTCGGGATCTTCGTGGGCTGCCTCGTGGTCGTCTGGGGTCTCGTCTATTCCGGGATCGTCCCGCGCGGCTTCGGCGACTCCAACGGCATGTGGATCGTGCTGCTCGCGCTGGTGGTCTCGGCGCCGATCAGCTTCGTGGTGCTGCGCGGCGAGCGCGACCGCGCCTCCGAGAACGTCGTCGCCCGGGTGGACCGGATGAAGGCCAACCTGGAGGCCAGCCGCTCCCAGGAGGACGCCGAGGGCACCGGGGGCGACGGGTCGGCGTCCCGCGTGCAGGGCCAGGCGTCCTGA
- a CDS encoding GNAT family N-acetyltransferase, with protein sequence MALTFTFDPDVTPDLHDGILDLWTDVSNAGGAVGFVAPVDRETVRPALLKHLADMAEGRVRLLVGHDEAGKVAATAFLALNTHRLMTHWLWLYTVMVHPGHQGKGYGHDLLAAAESAARSLDGIEAIRLTCRGGLGLERFYGSYGYKEVGRIPDAIRVAPGDDRDDIVMLLPLL encoded by the coding sequence GTGGCCCTTACTTTTACGTTCGACCCCGATGTCACCCCCGACCTCCACGACGGCATCCTCGACCTCTGGACGGACGTCTCCAACGCGGGCGGTGCCGTCGGCTTCGTCGCCCCGGTCGACCGGGAGACCGTCCGCCCCGCCCTGCTGAAGCACCTCGCGGACATGGCCGAGGGCCGGGTGCGGCTGCTGGTCGGGCACGACGAGGCGGGCAAGGTCGCCGCGACCGCCTTCCTGGCCCTGAACACCCACCGGCTGATGACGCACTGGCTGTGGCTCTACACGGTGATGGTCCACCCCGGCCACCAGGGCAAGGGCTACGGCCACGACCTGCTCGCCGCCGCCGAGTCCGCCGCCCGCTCCCTCGACGGCATCGAGGCCATCCGCCTGACCTGCCGGGGCGGGCTCGGCCTGGAACGGTTCTACGGGTCGTACGGGTACAAGGAGGTCGGCCGCATACCCGACGCGATCCGGGTAGCTCCCGGGGACGACAGGGACGACATCGTCATGCTGCTGCCGCTCCTGTGA
- the mqnE gene encoding aminofutalosine synthase MqnE, whose protein sequence is MDVGLKRELEEKVRSGERLTREDGVALYASDDLAWLGGLAHEVRTRKNGDVVHFNVNRHLNMTNVCTASCAYCSFQRKPGEKDAYTMRIEEAVRLAKEMESENLTELHIVNGLHPNLPWRYYPRSLRELKAALPGVSLKAFTATEIHHFETISGLSASEILDELIDAGLESLTGGGAEIFDWEVRQHIVDHRTHWEDWSRIHRLAHEKGLKTPCTMLYGHIEEPRHRVDHVLRLRELQDETGGFQVFIPLRYQHDFVDMKDGKVRNRLQERTRMATGAESLKTFAVSRLLFDNVPHVKVFWVMHGVQTAQLALQHGADDMDGSVVEYKITHDADNYGTPNKLTRDDLLDLIRDAGFRPVERNTRYEIIREHDGPDPLRRESPQPMRV, encoded by the coding sequence ATGGACGTCGGGCTCAAGCGCGAGCTGGAGGAGAAGGTCCGCTCCGGCGAGCGGCTGACCCGCGAGGACGGCGTCGCGCTGTACGCGTCGGACGACTTGGCCTGGCTCGGCGGCCTCGCGCACGAGGTGCGTACCCGCAAGAACGGTGACGTCGTCCACTTCAACGTCAACCGCCACCTCAACATGACCAACGTGTGCACGGCGTCGTGCGCGTACTGCTCGTTCCAGCGCAAGCCGGGCGAGAAGGACGCGTACACGATGCGCATCGAGGAGGCCGTCCGGCTGGCGAAGGAGATGGAGTCGGAGAACCTGACCGAGCTCCACATCGTCAACGGCCTGCACCCCAACCTCCCCTGGAGGTACTACCCCCGCTCGCTGCGCGAGCTGAAGGCCGCCCTGCCCGGCGTCTCCCTGAAGGCGTTCACGGCGACGGAGATCCACCACTTCGAGACGATCTCCGGCCTGTCCGCCTCCGAGATCCTGGACGAACTCATCGACGCCGGCCTGGAGTCGCTGACCGGCGGCGGCGCGGAGATCTTCGACTGGGAGGTCAGGCAGCACATCGTCGACCACCGCACCCACTGGGAGGACTGGTCGCGCATCCACCGGCTGGCGCACGAGAAGGGCCTCAAGACCCCGTGCACCATGCTGTACGGGCACATCGAGGAGCCCCGCCACCGCGTCGACCACGTGCTGCGGCTGCGTGAACTCCAGGACGAGACCGGCGGGTTCCAGGTCTTCATCCCGCTGCGCTACCAGCACGACTTCGTCGACATGAAGGACGGCAAGGTCCGCAACCGCCTCCAGGAGCGCACCCGGATGGCGACCGGCGCCGAGTCCCTGAAGACGTTCGCGGTCTCCCGCCTCCTGTTCGACAACGTCCCCCACGTCAAGGTCTTCTGGGTGATGCACGGCGTCCAGACCGCCCAACTCGCCCTCCAGCACGGCGCGGACGACATGGACGGCTCGGTCGTCGAGTACAAGATCACCCACGACGCCGACAACTACGGCACCCCGAACAAGCTGACCCGCGACGACCTCCTCGACCTGATCCGCGACGCCGGTTTCCGCCCGGTCGAGCGCAACACGCGCTACGAGATCATCCGCGAGCACGACGGCCCGGACCCGCTGCGCCGGGAGTCCCCGCAGCCGATGCGGGTGTGA
- a CDS encoding Lrp/AsnC family transcriptional regulator, producing the protein MDAVDRQLIQALRENGRASYAELGRLVGLSGPSVTDRINRLEAAGVITGYRATVNAASLGLGVTALIGISLSDAADHEDVARRLKDFGEIEDCWFIAGDDSFMLKVRASDVDGLERIIRRLSGTKGVSRTRTTIVLSTKWENRVGGLPEEV; encoded by the coding sequence ATGGACGCGGTGGACAGGCAGCTCATCCAGGCCCTGAGGGAGAACGGCCGGGCCTCCTACGCGGAGCTGGGACGCCTCGTCGGCCTGTCGGGACCCAGCGTCACCGACCGCATCAACCGGCTGGAGGCGGCCGGCGTCATCACCGGCTACCGGGCGACGGTCAACGCCGCCTCCCTCGGCCTCGGCGTCACCGCCCTCATCGGCATCTCCCTCTCGGACGCCGCCGACCACGAGGACGTCGCCCGGCGCCTGAAGGACTTCGGCGAGATCGAGGACTGCTGGTTCATCGCCGGCGACGACTCGTTCATGCTCAAGGTCCGCGCGAGCGACGTCGACGGCCTGGAGCGCATCATCCGCCGCCTCTCCGGCACGAAGGGCGTCTCCCGTACCCGTACGACCATCGTCCTGTCGACGAAGTGGGAGAACCGGGTGGGGGGCCTCCCCGAGGAGGTCTAG
- a CDS encoding UbiX family flavin prenyltransferase → MPWIVGVSGASGTPYAGAVLRALLAAGESVDLVVSRASRLTLLDETGISFRDAHWREDLTEWLARGADGKPGSYDVDLSGVRHWPAGDLAAGPSSGSYPSRGMIIVPASTACVAGVALGLSKDLLQRAASVVLKERRPLVVAVRETPLNGQTLRHLVTLDDAGASVVPTSPAFYAGATHIQDLVDFVAGRVLDSAGVPHGLYRRWKGELGGGGGTRAD, encoded by the coding sequence GTGCCTTGGATCGTGGGGGTGTCGGGGGCGTCGGGGACGCCGTATGCCGGCGCTGTCCTGCGCGCGCTGCTGGCAGCGGGCGAGAGCGTGGACCTCGTGGTCAGCCGGGCCTCGCGGCTCACCCTGCTGGACGAGACGGGGATCTCGTTCCGGGACGCGCACTGGCGCGAGGACCTGACGGAATGGCTCGCGAGGGGTGCCGACGGCAAACCGGGGAGTTACGACGTCGACCTGAGCGGCGTACGGCACTGGCCCGCCGGCGACCTGGCCGCGGGCCCGTCCTCGGGGTCGTACCCCAGCCGGGGGATGATCATCGTGCCGGCCTCCACGGCGTGCGTCGCGGGCGTCGCCCTCGGCCTGTCCAAGGACCTCCTCCAGCGTGCCGCGAGCGTCGTCCTCAAGGAGCGCCGCCCGCTGGTCGTCGCCGTCAGGGAGACCCCGCTGAACGGCCAGACCCTGCGCCACCTGGTCACTCTGGACGACGCCGGCGCGAGCGTGGTCCCCACCTCGCCCGCCTTCTACGCCGGCGCCACCCACATCCAGGACCTGGTCGACTTCGTGGCCGGCCGGGTGCTGGACTCGGCCGGCGTGCCCCACGGCCTCTACCGCCGCTGGAAGGGCGAACTCGGCGGAGGCGGAGGCACCCGCGCCGACTGA
- a CDS encoding Uma2 family endonuclease: MSHPHPRLARFEDAFPGCLTEIVEGTVTATPVTPYHRSTTRKVWVALEPQLTTGWGLVSRVAFPFDDDNEFCPDLAAIPTAEIAGNHLAYPPELIALAVEVVAKGSVRRDYDTKPRKYASRGIANYLLFDPLQGHVVTMWNPGPDGYRGRDTVPYGPELVVDTPLGKLTIPTGALPVDREAPGRS, encoded by the coding sequence ATGAGCCACCCGCACCCCCGACTCGCCCGCTTCGAGGACGCGTTCCCCGGGTGTCTGACAGAGATCGTCGAGGGCACGGTGACGGCCACACCGGTCACCCCGTACCACAGGAGTACTACCCGGAAGGTATGGGTCGCACTGGAGCCCCAGCTCACGACCGGGTGGGGCCTCGTCAGCCGCGTCGCCTTCCCCTTCGACGACGACAACGAGTTCTGCCCCGACCTGGCGGCCATCCCCACGGCCGAGATCGCCGGGAACCACCTCGCCTACCCGCCCGAGCTGATCGCCCTGGCCGTCGAGGTCGTCGCCAAGGGCAGCGTCCGCCGGGACTACGACACCAAACCCAGGAAGTACGCCTCCCGGGGCATCGCCAACTACCTCCTCTTCGACCCCCTCCAGGGGCACGTGGTGACGATGTGGAACCCCGGTCCGGACGGATACCGGGGCCGGGACACCGTCCCGTACGGTCCTGAGCTGGTCGTGGACACCCCGCTGGGCAAGTTGACGATTCCGACCGGCGCCCTCCCCGTCGACCGCGAGGCGCCCGGCCGGTCCTGA
- the mqnP gene encoding menaquinone biosynthesis prenyltransferase MqnP: protein MSASAAAVPQPGRTRAFLRLVMIEHSIFALPFAYIAALTAMFQLDRNMHWGRLLLVTVCMVGLRTFAMAVNRIIDREIDARNPRTAQRELVTGAVSVRHAWTGALIAVVIFLGSAALLNPLCLALAPVAVIPMVVYPYGKRFTNYPQAILGLAQAMGPVGGWLAITGEWSWDAVILGLAVGIWIGGFDLIYACQDIDTDRETGVLSVPARFGVPAAIWAARVCHVLTTALLAWYALATDAGAFFWLGLLVVAAAFGYEHTIVRPHDLSRLNRAFFSVNGFIGIALFACALLDLAVRGLTV from the coding sequence GTGAGCGCTTCCGCCGCCGCGGTGCCCCAGCCAGGGCGTACCCGGGCCTTCCTGCGCCTCGTCATGATCGAGCACTCGATCTTCGCGCTGCCCTTCGCGTACATCGCCGCCCTCACCGCGATGTTCCAGCTCGACCGGAACATGCACTGGGGCCGGCTCCTGCTCGTCACCGTGTGCATGGTCGGTCTGCGGACGTTCGCGATGGCCGTCAACCGGATCATCGACCGTGAGATCGACGCGCGTAATCCCCGTACGGCCCAGCGTGAGCTGGTGACGGGCGCGGTGTCGGTGCGGCACGCGTGGACCGGCGCCCTCATCGCCGTCGTGATCTTCCTCGGTTCGGCGGCGCTGCTCAACCCGCTGTGCCTGGCGCTCGCGCCCGTCGCCGTCATCCCGATGGTGGTGTACCCGTACGGCAAAAGGTTTACGAACTACCCGCAGGCCATCCTCGGGCTCGCCCAGGCGATGGGGCCCGTCGGCGGGTGGCTCGCGATCACCGGCGAGTGGTCGTGGGACGCGGTGATCCTGGGGCTGGCCGTCGGGATCTGGATCGGCGGGTTCGACCTGATCTACGCCTGCCAGGACATCGACACCGACCGCGAGACCGGCGTCCTCTCCGTCCCCGCCCGGTTCGGCGTCCCCGCCGCGATCTGGGCCGCCCGCGTCTGCCACGTCCTCACCACGGCCCTCCTCGCCTGGTACGCCCTGGCCACCGACGCGGGCGCGTTCTTCTGGCTCGGCCTCCTCGTCGTCGCCGCCGCCTTCGGCTACGAACACACCATCGTCCGCCCCCACGACCTCTCCCGCCTCAACCGCGCCTTCTTCTCGGTCAACGGCTTCATCGGCATCGCCCTGTTCGCCTGCGCCCTGCTGGACCTGGCGGTCCGGGGACTGACGGTCTGA
- a CDS encoding menaquinone biosynthesis decarboxylase, which translates to MAYDDLRSLLRALEREGDLKRVKAEVDPYLEVGEIVDRVQKAGGPALLFENVKGSAMPLAMNVFGTDRRLLKALGLKSYGEISGKIGGLLRPELPHGFIGVREAFGKLGAMTHVPPKKVKEAPVQEVVLQGEEVDLEQLPALFTWPQDGGSFFNLGLTHTKDPETGIRNLGLYRLQRHDKRTIGMHWQIHKDSRNHYQVAARKGERLPVAIAFGCPPAVTYASTAPLPGDIDEYLFAGFIAGRRIEMVDCKTVPLQVPANAEVVLEGWLEPGEMLPEGPFGDHTGFYTPQEPFPALTIDCVTMRKRPLLQSIVVGRPPTEDGPLGRATERFFLPLLKIIVPDIVDYHLPEAGGFHNCAIISIDKKYPKHAQKVMHAIWGAHMMSLTKLIVVVDSDCDVHDLHEVAWRALGNTDYARDLTVVEGPVDHLDHASYQQFWGGKAGIDATKKLPEEGYTRDGGWPEMVLSDPETAAKVDRRWKEYGL; encoded by the coding sequence ATGGCTTACGACGATCTTCGCTCCCTGCTCAGGGCCCTGGAACGCGAGGGCGACCTCAAGCGCGTGAAAGCCGAGGTCGACCCCTATCTGGAGGTCGGGGAGATCGTCGACCGCGTCCAGAAGGCCGGCGGCCCCGCGCTCCTCTTCGAGAACGTGAAGGGCTCGGCGATGCCGCTGGCCATGAACGTCTTCGGCACCGACCGCCGCCTCCTCAAGGCCCTCGGCCTCAAGTCGTACGGGGAGATCTCCGGGAAGATCGGCGGCCTGCTCCGCCCCGAGCTGCCGCACGGCTTCATCGGCGTCCGCGAAGCCTTCGGCAAGCTCGGCGCGATGACCCACGTACCGCCCAAGAAGGTCAAGGAGGCCCCCGTCCAGGAGGTAGTACTCCAGGGTGAAGAGGTGGACCTGGAGCAGCTTCCCGCGCTCTTCACCTGGCCGCAGGACGGCGGCTCCTTCTTCAACCTGGGCCTGACCCACACGAAGGACCCGGAGACCGGGATCCGCAACCTCGGTCTCTACCGCCTCCAGCGCCACGACAAGCGCACCATCGGCATGCACTGGCAGATCCACAAGGACAGCCGCAACCACTACCAGGTCGCCGCCCGTAAGGGTGAGCGGCTGCCGGTCGCCATCGCCTTCGGCTGCCCGCCCGCCGTGACGTACGCCTCCACCGCCCCCCTGCCGGGTGACATCGACGAGTACCTGTTCGCCGGGTTCATCGCGGGCAGGCGGATCGAGATGGTCGACTGCAAGACCGTCCCCCTCCAGGTGCCCGCCAACGCGGAGGTAGTACTCGAGGGCTGGCTGGAGCCCGGCGAGATGCTTCCCGAGGGACCCTTCGGGGACCACACCGGGTTCTACACCCCGCAGGAGCCGTTCCCCGCGCTGACGATCGACTGCGTGACGATGCGCAAGCGGCCGCTGCTCCAGTCCATCGTCGTCGGCCGGCCCCCCACGGAGGACGGGCCGCTCGGGCGGGCGACGGAGCGGTTCTTCCTGCCGCTGCTGAAGATCATCGTCCCGGACATCGTGGACTACCACCTGCCCGAGGCGGGCGGTTTCCACAACTGCGCGATCATCTCCATCGACAAGAAGTATCCCAAGCACGCGCAGAAGGTGATGCACGCGATCTGGGGCGCCCACATGATGTCCCTGACGAAGCTGATCGTGGTCGTCGACTCCGACTGCGACGTCCATGACCTGCACGAAGTCGCCTGGCGCGCCCTCGGCAACACGGACTACGCGCGCGACCTCACCGTCGTCGAGGGGCCGGTCGATCACCTCGACCACGCCTCCTACCAGCAGTTCTGGGGCGGCAAGGCCGGGATCGACGCCACGAAGAAGCTGCCCGAGGAGGGGTACACCCGCGACGGCGGCTGGCCGGAGATGGTCCTGTCGGACCCGGAGACGGCGGCGAAGGTCGACCGGCGCTGGAAGGAGTACGGGCTGTGA
- a CDS encoding PLD nuclease N-terminal domain-containing protein, with product MLRLLLFLVPLALMIFAFIDCLNTPEDEVRHLPKVAWVFIILLFPLAGSIAWLVTGKVRTPPTGGRTPSEWHRDHRTTWVAPDDNPEFLNSLKEENKKDEALLKEWEADLRRREQELKGKESKERKETDEEPKKDGD from the coding sequence ATGCTCAGACTGCTGTTGTTCCTGGTTCCGCTGGCGCTGATGATCTTCGCGTTCATCGACTGCCTGAACACGCCCGAGGACGAGGTGCGGCATCTACCCAAGGTCGCCTGGGTCTTCATCATCCTGCTGTTCCCGCTGGCCGGCTCGATCGCGTGGCTCGTGACGGGCAAGGTGCGCACACCGCCGACGGGCGGCCGCACCCCCTCCGAGTGGCACCGCGATCACCGCACCACCTGGGTCGCACCCGACGACAACCCCGAGTTCCTGAACTCCCTCAAGGAGGAGAACAAGAAGGACGAGGCGCTGCTGAAGGAGTGGGAGGCCGATCTGCGGCGCCGCGAACAGGAGTTGAAGGGCAAGGAGAGCAAGGAGCGCAAGGAGACGGACGAGGAGCCGAAGAAGGACGGCGACTGA
- a CDS encoding DinB family protein: MAHTTAPDPKADLLRYLQEARDSLLWKLEGLSEYDARRPLTPTGTNLLGLVKHCAGIELGYFGDTFGRPYYPQDPPPWWYTRDPEMNADMWATADESRADIVTLYRRAWAHTGETVAALPLDAVGHVPWWPEERRATTLHHLLTRVCADTSRHAGHADIVRELLDGTTGELPDKSNVPEGEPSWWEEYRERLERTAREADRG, from the coding sequence ATGGCACACACGACCGCTCCCGACCCGAAGGCCGACCTCCTGCGGTACTTGCAGGAGGCCCGCGACTCCCTGCTCTGGAAGCTCGAAGGGCTCTCCGAGTACGACGCCCGCCGCCCCCTCACCCCGACCGGCACCAACCTGCTCGGTCTGGTCAAGCACTGCGCCGGCATCGAACTCGGCTATTTCGGCGACACGTTCGGCCGCCCGTACTACCCGCAGGACCCGCCGCCCTGGTGGTACACCCGCGACCCCGAGATGAACGCCGACATGTGGGCCACGGCCGACGAGTCCCGCGCCGACATCGTCACCCTCTACCGCCGGGCCTGGGCCCACACCGGCGAGACCGTCGCCGCGCTCCCCCTCGACGCCGTCGGCCACGTCCCCTGGTGGCCCGAGGAACGCCGCGCCACCACCCTCCACCACCTCCTCACCCGCGTCTGCGCCGACACCAGCCGCCACGCGGGCCACGCCGACATCGTCCGCGAACTCCTCGACGGAACCACCGGCGAACTGCCGGACAAGTCCAACGTCCCGGAGGGCGAGCCGAGTTGGTGGGAGGAGTACCGGGAACGACTGGAGCGGACGGCGCGGGAGGCCGACCGGGGCTGA